gatgaggcagaccgtcgaaaacggtctttagacagctcatctagagaagaaaaagaagcccgatcatagcgatcagaggcttcctcgccgaacaccttccacaccaaaggagagatagcggtcatccgaggtgatcgaaaaaagagcaagtgtgttcgcagattgcgcttaaaagtgccgagcaatcagttcggcaccatcaagcatagcaatcacagcagccggagtcagaggcaggcggaatgaccgaagtcacaccggagccgaactcgatggtgtacggcactgaagccgtgattccggtttagattggcatacccagtccccgaactcaatttctcctcagaaatgaatggtgacggactgagagccgaactagatcttgccgaagaaagaagagaattggcctgcataaaagcagccaagtacaaggagcaagtagcccggtattacaaccaaagggtgaagaagctgcaatttcaagtgggagatctcgtcttgagaaacaacgaagtaagccgagcagaaaagctgggcgaactcgaacccacatgggaaggtccatatcgggtgtcagaagtcctcggcaaagggtcttacaaattgactcacgtgtcaagagcacaagtaccccgaacatggtacgtttccaacctcaaaaagttccatttgtaagagacagtccggtcaatgtgctttctttggtttgcttggtctttatttgtctctgtgcgttttgtctgtgtgttttgtctgtttcggtgcgtgtcgtctcttacaaatgttactgaggtatcttgttcttcgaaggctgatccccttcttagaacatatataagccaacgattgtgagtcaaagcttctacagaagatacaagaccacaattcagcttaaacaagcagttcgtctgaaacgagctgcaataagccaacgattgtgaagtccaagcttctaaagaggatacgagaccacaattcggcttaaaaatcaagcacttcgtctgaaacgaactgcaacgaaagtccgattctcgcgataaaacttgcctgaattaggacaagggaaagtccgatccacgcgataaacctcgccgaattaggacgaccaagttcggtcaaagaagtttacctcataagaccgaggacgaccatgtctagtcaaagaggtttactgcataagaccacttcggttaactgggaaagtccgatccacgcgataaaactcgccgaattaggacaagggaaagttcaatcccggcgacaaaaatcgccaaattagaacacaagacgagtccggtcaaagatatttatttcatcagaccaaagacgagtccggtcaaagatgtttatttcatcagaccaaagacgagtccggtcaaagatgtttatttcatcagaccaaagacgagtccggtcaaagatgtttatttcatcagaccaaagacgagtccggtcaaagatgtttatttcatcagaccaaagacgagtccggtcaaagatatttatttcatcagaccaaagacgagtccggtcaaagatgtttatttcatcagaccaaagacgagtccggtcaaagatgtttatttcattagaccaaagacgagtccggtcaaagatgtttatttcatcagaccaaagacgagtccggtcaaagatgtttatttcatcagaccaaagacaagtccggtcaaagaagtctacttcataagaccgaggacaagtacgatgaaattttttcgctaagctgtaaatacagtgttagaagcgaaaacaaaaacaaaatttcattttcaaatcttgttcggcacacaactccgctaccctacaagatggcgttacgctattacaaaggactattctactgtccagggttgctaaagttgagccatctattcacaaaatcctcgtgaagctgagttcgggcgttccaggcagctgcagaataagcaggtcgacgagatgctctaatcgacctgccacctcttctctgagcccgggaagccctagcacctcggcggcgaagagtctcttcacgaagcatttgccgatcttgctcactcataaccacagctcctctgcgaacttcagtccgtcctcgacttgacgtctccggttgtccctgagttcgttgctgacttggagtagggttttgagcaagtgaatcagaggtttgagctggagtactagcatctgttggcgggaaatgccggaggaatctctcaattgagggacgccgggcaagaactatgtcgtaccgagaggcccagcgccgcaatgatgtcacgacttgttggcaagccgagctctccagcgcattgttcctccggagtacattatattcctcccacagttcgtcaactcgactctgaacatctgatatggtcattcccccgcgcacacggatgtaatcctcgtacgcagtcctctcagcaatggtcgtattcagctcggcctccagatcattcttatcggactctaagtccttattatcggcatccagcttcactaaacgagccagaagctcgtcattcttcgtctgatcggctatagctcttttctcagcttcgtctaaagccgaagagtacagccgtttccagtgaagtatctccatctccttgagtacaaagcagctatattagttcggcagctgtaccgagcagatagtaaaaaacaacaggaataaaggcgagtacgaaaagctatacgaagacaagtgtagagaatttttcattcacaaggaaaattttttacactaagagggcttcaaggccaccgtacaaggaagaaactagactaagagaagggagacgaaatcatactccgccagcttcgtctccggctccttggtctggttcagcttctttctcctgagctacctcagcctcggcctcgcatcctgccggcctcgcctccgcctcctgatcggcttccttctccggatgcccggcccgctcgacttcggcctccagctccagcggctcggcctcaccctctccgttgtaagtcgaagcgggtgaaacgggtcccacggaggcaaagatagcctccaggttctcgtcccgatcagctcgacaactccggactcggtctgcagaaagcaggaccgaggatgaagcgagctcctcaaggagcggcagattctgaagccgagctgctatctctcggctgtacagaggcagcacgacgtcggccccctgctcgcccttatcggcaattagccttaccagactaccgacaaaagccgagaactggctgctcaaaaagagtttctccgtgtaaacacggagagcctccccctgggcaaccacggcggcagcatcactccgtttcgtctgctctcgctggatgacgagctggtttttggcaagctgagcttcatcctgggccgaaatcctagcagctctggctttctcaaagtttgcctcgacctgctcggcccggtgacaagcagccgccaatttcctctgcatctcagcatagtcgttggacgctttggagagttcgacggcgacgagcttggagagcatatcgttcctctgaaaatggataaggaaaaaagtcaacagagggcaccaaaaatacaggacagaagccaagccaaagaatcaagaagacaattcacctcggcgaagtccgtgggccataaaaatggctcacagatatgctccgaaggaggcgccaagaccacgtctttctctggcgctctcgggggcttctgggtcttccccttcctacttgccgaagtcgactccggcttctttggacccgaagaggtcttttgcctcttcggattcttctcggcatcaggcgccgagctggtagccttctctttctccggctcctcaagcccggaggactttcggatagccttattcagcatgtacactgccaaaaagcaagaaaacaaagttagttttcgccgctaaagcagtaaagcataaaagagaatcctcaccctcggcctcttcgtccgaaggcgagatattgaacacgaggtcgcccttgacgagctcagtttccgaatactgtttcctaatcataggaatcttattgagctcgccctcgagctcggccaacggttctaaccgaggatggggaatcacggacttcggccttctccaaggaaagcccggagccgaagtcctattataaaaaaagaaacggttttgccatttcggccacttggttttgcagaaggccctaaaaggctgtaaggggatcaagtaaaaccaagatcccttccttttaaactggaaaaaattaaggattgccctcagagacagatccttatttagcctacgcagttcggcagcaaaagccgataagtgcctccaagagttcggagtcacctgacctaaagggagttgaaaaaaatcaagaagctctacaaaaggtgggggaagagggaaacgaagcccgcattctaagcaggcttcgtaaacggtggcataaccctccggcgggtcgttagccctatgatcatcgtcggggaaccaccgccttccccccgggaagaagatatttttcgtgtagagatatcacggtgtccttactcaagacgctgtgaaagtactctacggtcttctccccggattctttccggctaggagaccccttatcccctttcctaccgctacccgactccgaagaagaagaagacatttttctcactttttgaaggtgaagaaagtctgaagaagttcttgaaagcggagagagaattttcgcaaaggagatagagtgcagaagaagcagtcgcaaaagtgcttcaatgatgaagaagggaggtatttatcagattcggcgaagatttcaaaatcgtcgcaccatttcgaatcccaccttttcaggattcaacggccggattttactgtcgcatttaatgcagccacatgcaaggcacgtcccctgacgtcagcctcccccgtacctttatccagaatgccgaagtgactcgcttcgccgaagtgattcatttcgtctttcgggggggggtagtgatggggtgcgaactaaacaagcccgacagcaatgacggcccatcagcccaaagcccaaggaagagtatgagttcgacattaccaaagagttcggcctcagcctacagctcggtaaaagccgagcaatcaagctctgcgagttcggcattaccaaagagttcggcctcagcctacagctcggtaaaagccaaccaagctctgctctcaggtcggcatcaagctctactctcagatcggcaaccaaagcagttcggtctcagttttcgaccgaacaaggagttagtggacccatgcaggatttccacaacttccaacacacccactaccacgtggcgtcaactcaggccacgatcttaggccatgacctacacgacctccacgacctagagtgatgatgtaagccacgatcttagttcaatgtataaatagaacttagatctgatagaaaggggttggaagctctctagagaaaaataccatatagcaagtctgtgttgtaagctgtaattccagatcaagcaatacaaacctgcccccatttctccccgtggacgtagatttacctcagtaaatcgaaccacgtaaaattctctgtgtcgtgatctgtattttcctgcatttactaacatcaacaattcgcggactcatcaACATTATTAATGCGCTTTGCCATCTTATTGTAATAGTTAGTGACAATTCAATTTGGAGAAATACTCTTAAACAATTGTACTTCATTATAAAACAGccgagtaaaaaatttaatttgattttataataaatccAGTTAGACTCGCCGCCGATCGAGGCTACACACTGGCGCAGCTCCTCGGGGCTTATTTTGGCGTCGTTGTTTGAGTCGAAGTGGCTGAAAACTCTCTCGTATTGTTCGTATTTCTCCATTGAGGAATTAGTAAGGATGTCGATCGGAATTCAAAAAGTAAGATGGAATTGTAAtgtttggattttttattgtggaagTAAGGTTTGAGTTTGaggtatatatagagttgtgggCAACGCGGAATGTTGAGTTGTTTTTGGGCCATTATTCGAAATAACTTGGTACGGTTATTATGAAGCAAAGAGGAAGCCTGTTTTAGTTATTATTATCGACTTCCATACGTTTTTAATACGGAAGGACTTGCACTAACGCTAGtcttttgtatttatttatgaaaactaTAGATGGGTCAAATTTAATTGTGATTCTTATTCTCAATTAATAATTACGCACTCCTACAattataattttcatatttttatagttttacattaaaacttgaGTTGTTCACTTTAAAAACGATTAATAACTTAATAGTAGATGAATGTAGTATTTTTCATGTTGACCTAAATCATTAAAATTTCAGGAAATCATTGAAGGATTACACCGATTCGTTGAACTACGTATCTGAATTACACCGATCTCCATCATTGAAGGATTCATATCAtcttataaaatatatttttttatttttaaaaaaagacatTACATCAATTAACTCATTTTATTCAATTCTTAATATATAAGAGTATAACtaatatttcattcatttttttcacaTACTTTTCCTTATAACGTACTACTTTCtttaacaaaaaaatgtttgtttttttattgggGATTGTCTATTAAACTTATTCTCTATTTATTaagtattattaaatttttcctAAAATCACATCCAATGGAGAGGATAAATATAGAAGTAAAGAGAAATAACTATCATACTATTTACctctttttcataaaaattaccTCACCGATGGGAAAGATATTCGAGAAAGTATAATATCATATTCAATTTTGAAGAGACTATACTATAGTATTTATTTACTTCTTATCCACCCAAAAGGTAAATATGATAATTGTTTTTGTAtacatttttcaatttaaattctTTCCTTAGAATTCACTACTCCGCACTCCGCTTTTTAAGAAGGTACTactatatttatcttttttaggAGATAATGAGAAGTATATCATCCATTTTTCTCTTGGAGATGCTTAACTAATGTGGCGGGTATCTTCATTTTtcactaatattattttaattattttatctctatttattctttattttattaattttacattaaaacacgTGTTGTCTACAACcaatactattttttataaacCGGTGCAGTAATTCTAATGATATGTGAGTATGTGAGGAATAAAAGTGAGATATTTTTCCATCTCATTTTAGTTGAGTGATACACTAGTATAGAGTATTCATTTTTTTGGTATCTTATTATGATTGAATactttatttaaaaacaatatatTTAGTCTATTTTcacttttctcatattttattactatattctgttattttccatttaattgactaaataatttttttgtaagTCACGTACAaaaagaaatgtttcatttattgACACTGTCAGTATTAACTGTATATCAACAGCATTCATTACTAGCTATCAGCATAACTaatgattaaattaattatttttatatgaatTAATTAGTACTTTCATCTAAAAAATAATCATGTACTCTATttatgagtattttttttgcTCGTCGCATTACATTTTTCATTATCAGTAAAGATTTCCAGTTACTTAATTAAGTCAGCACATTCTATACTCTGTCAATAAGAGGATCAGTAGAAACAAATAATCATTGTATccagtggcggatctagggggggcaggagggggcggtcgccccctccgtgcgACTATTTTCCCCTTATCGGGATGTAAAATTACCATGTTCGCCCCCTCCATTTgcctccggcgtcgccccgaaCAACAAAAGAAATAGCCATGTCCGCCACTGATTGTATCAAAGTTAAATTGGATTTTATATGCagaaataaatatcaaatgtggaacaaaaacataaaactaTCGATTATTCAATCCATAGTCATCATAATCAGCTCAGCAGGTCATCATAATCTTAAACTCGTCGAAATTGAGGACTCCATCGCCGTTGAGATCAAAAGAGGCGATCATATTTTTGCAATCGTGGACGCTTCTTCTCTGCCCCAATCTGCTCAGCATTCTCTTCAAGCTCTCGGGAGTAATGCACGCGCTTCCCTCCGGCGCGTACAGCTCAAACGCCGCCTTCAAATCGCTCTGCTTTTCATCCTCCCCCGCCCCCTCCACTACCTTAACGAAATCCTCCAAACTCAGCAACCCGTCCCCGTCCGAATCCGTCAGCGCCACCGCGGCCTCCGCCTCAGCCGCCGCCATGTCGCCGCCGATCGAGGCCACGCACTGCCGCAGCTCCTCCGGGCTTATTCTGCCGTCGCCGTCCGAATCGAAGTGGCTGAACACTCTCTCGTATTGCTCGAATTTCTCCATCGATGAATTCGTGAGATGCGGAATTTGAGAGAAAAGTAAGGTCTAATTGATTGAATCAGGAATGAAGATATTTTGTTTGTGGATGGGTTCGTAGCGATGGAGTTTGCGGTATTTATAGGTGTTGTGTTGTAAAGGGTACGCGGAGAATGATGACGTGTCCTTTTCCTATAAGTCCAGAGTAATGGGAAGCAGCAGCGAAGGCTGTTTGACATTATCAATAACTTCGCCTACGTCTTCAAAACGCTTAAGAATTTAATTAACGTATACTCTATTTTGTTGATgtgatatttataataaaatttgttatatattttattagattattgaatataaatttgttgttgaataaaagaatattctatttttttctttgaagATATTTAAAAAGTTGAAGACTATCCAGTGGAGAATACAGAGTTCAGTTCTCACCATGGGTCATCCCATTCCCTCGAAGGGAAAAAGTATCTAAATTTTACAATGTGTAATGAAGAATTAAATAGTATATACTTTGTATATAAATCAACAAGGATATCACATTTCTAGTACCCAAATTAACTCCTTTCTATACGAGTAgactcattttgtcattttaatactTTCCGTAGCAGTGGAGTCATTTATCTTTTTactaaaagtcaacacatttcttctcacttacttttcctctattttattttgttctctCCACTTTTTCATCTATaacttattattttttatttaatacattagaCAATTTTCTCTTAATCTTTGTGCCAAAAAAAATGtcccactactatggaacaaagTGAGTAATTAGTAAGAATTTCATAGAATTAATGAAATAGACGATGTATTTGACACGGCTGATTCAAGAAGAAAGGACACATCAAGTACGGTGGTTATCCTTGTTGTGTATACATAAAAAAAGGACACGGCTATTAAAT
This portion of the Salvia splendens isolate huo1 chromosome 10, SspV2, whole genome shotgun sequence genome encodes:
- the LOC121750985 gene encoding calcium-binding protein CML38-like, with translation MEKFEQYERVFSHFDSDGDGRISPEELRQCVASIGGDMAAAEAEAAVALTDSDGDGLLSLEDFVKVVEGAGEDEKQSDLKAAFELYAPEGSACITPESLKRMLSRLGQRRSVHDCKNMIASFDLNGDGVLNFDEFKIMMTC